A genomic region of Lasioglossum baleicum chromosome 16, iyLasBale1, whole genome shotgun sequence contains the following coding sequences:
- the LOC143216937 gene encoding putative transporter slc-17.2, with product MALFRKVNEKVPKRGILGAMMFLACMFSYMIRTNLSITIVAMVNTTQKDGGAGLACSAISLTNATNQTVELKNYGQRYEWNQHIQGLLLSGYFYGVLPGSIPAGLLAEKYGGSKVVAFATLIPAALNLLMPWASGLHYGFVFVLRFLMGFFGVCMAM from the exons ATGGCTCTCTTCCGAAAGGTCAATG AAAAAGTTCCTAAAAGAGGAATCCTGGGGGCTATGATGTTCCTAGCATGTATGTTCTCATACATGATACGCACAAATTTATCAATTACTATTGTTGCCATGGTGAACACAACTCAAAAGGATGGAGGAGCTGGTCTAGCGTGTTCTGCTATCTCGTTAACTAATGCCACTAACCAGACTGTAGAACTGAAAAAC TACGGTCAAAGATACGAATGGAACCAACATATACAAGGTCTATTGCTCTCTGGATATTTTTACGGAGTGCTTCCAGGAAGTATTCCGGCTGGTCTTCTAGCTGAGAAATATGGTGGTTCGAAAGTGGTTGC ATTTGCAACACTAATACCCGCCGCATTAAACCTTTTGATGCCTTGGGCTTCTGGTCTTCATTATGGTTTTGTGTTTGTACTCCGTTTTCTGATGGGCTTCTTCGGA GTGTGCATGGCGATGTAG
- the LOC143217396 gene encoding sialin translates to MIARWVPPSEKGMFVWTMQGGPFGTVVTFAICGQIISALGWKAAYYVTSGLILVFYALWVLLIYDTPDLHPGITEKERIYIKEQIGTTVSKQKTKLPVVAALSSPPFLVLLWAHFANMWGIYFIATNGPKYTLEVLGFNMKSGGTLTGLPYIARLGAGVLFAAAGDYLRRKKMLSLGWLRKIFMIFSHMGPAIALIAMTYAGCDAVTAIVMLIVALSFNGAACQTSLQNHQDLAPNFAGSLYGIMNTFGSFPGFIIPPIIGALTNERNGVEEWRVMFWISAAVFTSATILFWLFGSAEIQSWNDTNDPKTVISSDEEKQMTEIPIKEAATEDESENERL, encoded by the exons ATGATCGCAAGATGGGTACCTCCAAGCGAGAAGGGCATGTTCGTGTGGACAATGCAAG GTGGCCCATTCGGAACTGTGGTGACATTCGCTATATGCGGTCAAATAATCAGTGCACTCGGTTGGAAAGCAGCATACTACGTCACAAGTGGTCTCATACTTGTTTTCTATGCTTTATGGGTTCTGCTAATCTACGACACACCGGATCTTCATCCAGGAATTACAGAAAAGGAAAGAATTTACATTAAAGAGCAAATAGGCACAACTGTGTCTAAGCAGAAG ACAAAATTGCCAGTAGTAGCTGCTCTGTCTTCCCCGCCTTTCCTGGTCCTACTGTGGGCCCACTTCGCCAACATGTGGGGAATTTATTTCATAGCAACCAACGGGCCCAAATACACACTGGAAGTTCTCGGTTTCAACATGAAATCA GGAGGAACTCTTACAGGATTACCATACATAGCTAGACTCGGTGCCGGAGTATTGTTCGCTGCAGCTGGGGATTATTTGCGAAGAAAGAAGATGTTATCTTTAGGATGGCTCCGAAAGATATTTATGATTTTCT CTCACATGGGTCCAGCGATTGCTTTAATTGCGATGACCTATGCTGGCTGCGACGCAGTCACAGCAATAGTTATGCTGATAGTAGCGTTGTCGTTCAATGGTGCCGCCTGTCAGACTAGTCTGCAGAACCATCAAGATCTTGCTCCGAACTTTGCTGGTTCGTTGTATGGAATTATGAACACATTTGGCAGCTTCCCTGGATTTATTATTCCACCAATTATTGGAGCGCTGACGAACGAAAGG AACGGAGTGGAGGAATGGCGTGTCATGTTCTGGATCTCGGCAGCAGTATTCACATCAGCGACGATATTGTTCTGGCTGTTTGGTTCGGCCGAGATACAGTCATGGAACGATACAAACGACCCCAAAACAGTGATCAGCTCCGACGAGGAGAAACAGATGACTGAGATTCCTATAAAGGAAGCGGCGACGGAGGACGAGAGTGAAAACGAACGGCTTTAG